The DNA region taGCACCTTTAAATAAGATCTTGGGTTCACGCAagaacaaaatattttcatgttttattcTACTACATAAAATGCACCAGTAATACTGCACCCCCACTCATGTCTTTTAAAGGGTGcttcgaccctcataaacggagTCGTTCGTAAACActgaagaccctgttttagtttgagaactcagacatTGCGCTGGAGTCTTATGTAAATTAACATctgatgttaacgtgacagcgcatcattttcaaagtaaaaattatttttatttagctaaatggaggtttgcaacagaggttttgccaaaaatagtaaacatctaccaaccagctattataaacgctatatcagattcttttaacatgtatccttatagataatagccctattcggacgggattagtattacagggggacctctgagaaaatcgtgcttctcagaggtcctccgtgtttttaatcccgtccgaatcggccatgtctgtgtttttctctgacgacctccgtaagaattccagagcaatttacctactgtttttcgccgaactcagaggtcctctgagaaatgtaatcccgtccgaatgcaaatgtctgtgtttgcccgcattatcttttgaaaacgcggttcatttcgtgttttggccaacgtgaactgccgtaaggtcttactaacgCGCGTATATTGTACTTCCTGCATTTCCATTCATTCAGACATGGATATTTACTCCATTCGGcggaatataaaaaataaatcaagacGAGCCAAATCCCGTACACTGTTgagactggccactgtaatatcagtaTCAGGTAAGAAACTGAACCTTATTTTGTTCAACTCCGGAATAGAAATGTTAATTAAtgaagataataaattgttcatgatttctttatttctattggtttattataagcagcaagttatataaaacacataGGTTGCTATAGCAGGATTTGTTGATTAGTTAAAATTAagttaataaattacatgttttattaatgtaataattttaaaaatactCTTAAAGTAAAATTTCAAACATCACTTTTCATCAACCAAATCAATTGATTGTTTTAACTTTGTAACTTTTCTACAGTGTACAGCATGACTACAACACCAAGTGCAAATAAGGAGCGTTCAAATGCCTTTTGGGACACAGACATCCTCCAAAATTTTGGGGAGACTGAGTGGTACTTAAACTTCAGAATGCCACAGGATGCCTTCCTGAATCTTTGTGACCTTATTCGTCCTCACATAACAAAGCAATCCACAACAATGAAGACCCCAGTATGCATTGAAAAAAGGGTTGCTATGACACTTTACAAATTAGCAAGCAATGTGGAATTTCATGACGTTGCCAACCTTTTTGGCACTGGGGTGAGCACTGCCTGTGATGTGTTTTGGGAGGTGTGTCAGGGTCTCTGCAAACTAAAAAGTAAGTTTGTTAAGATGCCAACATCAGAAGAACAGGTCAACTCCATTATTAGAGGCTTCGAAGAGAAGTCAGGGTTTCCCATGTGTGCTGGGGCCCTAGATGGTACACATATTCCAATTATAGCCCCCTCCAGCTTTCACACTGATTACTATAATCGAAAAGGATGGTACAGTGTGCTGTTACAGGGCCTGGTGGATCATCAGTACATGTTTATGGATTTTGACGTTGGCTGGCCTGGTAAGTGCCATGACTCTTTTGTGTTTCAAAACTCAAAGCTGCATGCAAAGCTGGAAAATGGCACCTGCTTTCCACCACTGTCCAGAAACATACAAGGGGTTGACATACCCGTTTTGATTGTGGCTGACTCTGCATACTGCCTGTCTCGTAACGTCATGAAACCATACCCAGAAGGAGTTGCAAGAGGGCCCCAACTACAATTTAATGAATCTCTGAGCAGGGCAAGGATTCACGTGGAACATTCCTTTGGCCGTCTTAAGGGCAGATGGCGCTGTCTAATGAAGCGCAATGACAGTGAAACTAAAAATGTGAAGTTTATTGTTGCAGCGTGCATTGTGTTGCACAACTTTTGTGAATCTTTGAAGCTGAATTTCTTTGATCAACcaatacacacacatgaacAAAACACAACAGAGCAGCCTGAGGATGAACACACAGAGCAAGAAGATACAGATTCAGGTGAAGGCACCCTTGTAACACCACAGCATGACCAGGTCATCTGTACTGCTGATGATATCCGTGAGGCATTAGTCCTACACATTTCTGAAAACCAGTGACTTTTTATGTGTAAAGCAAcatcacacacacgcacacatctGAACTTTTAAGTGaacttttattttcattttttgtgttatgcACTTTTGTAAATGCTTGTTTTGCTTAAGCATGTACGGTTtctcaaaaatgtgttttggcaTTAACATATGTactgtttttcaaaaatatgtttCTTAACAACATTATAAAACTTAAACTTCTTGTCTGTTCACTTGTACATTTCAAATAAACTGCATTCTTCATCTTCAAGTAGTACTATTACACAtcaaaacataaaatgtaaacattgcaAAGTGCAAAAACATAACCTCCACGATAATGACATCATTATGTCTTATAAAAGGCTATTGCAATAACTTTAAACTTGTGCAAACAAATGcaacagcacaaaaatgcttatAAATTAACCAAAGGAACACAAAGTACTTTTAATGAACTGTAGCTTTACTTGTCATGGCTTTGGTCAGATAAGGAACGTTGTTCATGGAACTGCGTTAGTGATGGGTTTGGTTGTACAGCTTCCGATTGAACACAGAAACTGTCAGATGGATAATACTGCTGACCCAGATATTGTGTGAATGAAGTGGGGGGCTGATACTGTGGCACTGTAGGTCTAATCATCTGCATAAGCTGAAGCATGAATTGCTGGGTATCTCGTGCACGCCTATCTTCAGCTTCCTGGCGCTTCACCTCAAACTCAAAACGTGCTCTCTCCAGATCTAGTCTGGCCTGCTGGAATTGTCTCTCCCAGGCCATCTGATCCTTGTCCTGACGCTGTTCAGTGGCATCTTTATCATGCTGAATAAGCATGTTTATCCCTCTCTCCATAGCCTCCATGATTTGAGTTTTTTTGCCTTTGCGTTTGCGGCCTGATGAGAAAGATCATAATTACACAATTACATTGCATCAACAACACATACGTATTGGCAGTCACAGAGAATTACATTACTCCGTTTTTTctgaaatctcgttttttggttgtgcattccaattaatatcaatttaacaatttaactaatttaaaaccttttataacttaaaaaatacagctaagtagcaccataaaaacaaaataataacataacaataaacatgttttgacaaaaatgttaaaaacgaaGTTGTCTTGTTTTGCAgcaaaactcttcatatgtagaTTAGGGATGCATAGCGATTAACTGCGATTAaactatagcagaataaaagtttacatcatatatgtgtgtgtactgtgtataataactgtgtagataaatgcacacacatgcatgtatacatttaagaaatgtttacatgtgtatatacatttgtatagtTCTGTGTAATTTATATTAtagataaatatatatttttttcttaaaattatacatgcatgtgtgcatatttatatatacataactattatacacagttcacacacatatatcatgtaaaaacattttattctgctatagattaatcgcaattaaccgttatgcatccctaatgtAGATTTAATATTTCTGATTTATTCATTACTTATGAATGCTTgcttaaaaacaacaacaaaagttTCAAAGCAACTTACTTGTAGTGGTGGGATTTTGGCCACGATTTGAGGTCTGCTGAGACATAACACTGCTGTTATTCTCAGATGCTGTCACTGCTGCTGCTGGCTGGTCTGGTACATTATCTGATACTCCAGATGTGTCTGCACTGCTAGCTGTGATGAGATATATGATTTGACACATTTGAGAGGTGCAATATCTCATTTAAATGGCAACAGTGATAATTTGTAAAATGAGACATTTTTGAAAACTTACATGAATGTTCTTGCTCATCTGAGCTTGACATATCCATATGTCCATCCCCAGGGTTAGTCATAGGACGACATGCTAAGGAAATGCATGAAAATTAATAACTTAATATTGACAGAAATGATGAAATACGAACACAAACAGATGTAATATGCCATCTACTTTTAGCCAGTTTACATTTTGGtcttatataaatgtttattcatAACAATGTTTATGACTATCGTGAAATACATTTGTACATAACACAGTTTCAAAAGTTCAATATTAGTAAACTGCAAAGAGCTTTATATTGtgcaataaatataaaataatataaaaaacataagcagttACTAACCAAGAACAGAGTCCAGTTCATCATAATATGGGCAACGTTGTGGGTCAGACCCGGTCTTGTTGTTGTGCTTCACGCAGTC from Paramisgurnus dabryanus chromosome 8, PD_genome_1.1, whole genome shotgun sequence includes:
- the LOC135770491 gene encoding uncharacterized protein, encoding MAVRKKARHWTREETLALISVWSEPTFQFQFEHCVHNHKVWHEIWKKVCQVCPSIQNTFDSMKCKDRIEYLKRLYRDCVKHNNKTGSDPQRCPYYDELDSVLACRPMTNPGDGHMDMSSSDEQEHSSSSADTSGVSDNVPDQPAAAVTASENNSSVMSQQTSNRGQNPTTTSRKRKGKKTQIMEAMERGINMLIQHDKDATEQRQDKDQMAWERQFQQARLDLERARFEFEVKRQEAEDRRARDTQQFMLQLMQMIRPTVPQYQPPTSFTQYLGQQYYPSDSFCVQSEAVQPNPSLTQFHEQRSLSDQSHDK